One stretch of Cedecea neteri DNA includes these proteins:
- the leuA gene encoding 2-isopropylmalate synthase: MLTNPSQKYLAHAPIQLADRQWPDKTLTQAPRWLSTDLRDGNQALAEPMDAARKLRFWDLLLKCGFKEIEVAFPSASETDFQFVRQLIEENRIPEDVTIQVLTQARSDLIERTFASLEGAHSATVHLYNATAPLFRKLVFRQSKEEIIQLAVTATRQVRALCEANPQTRWRYEYSPETFCFTEPEFALQICEAVADVWEPSPERPMIINLPATVEVNTPNVYADQIEYFCRHFSRRDAVCISVHPHNDRGSGVASAELAILAGADRVEGCLFGNGERTGNVCLVTLAMNLYSQGISPQLDFSDMKQVVELVEQCNQLPVHPRHPYAGKLAFTAFSGSHQDAIKKGFTARGESSSALWEMPYLPVDPNDIGCSYEAVIRVNSQSGKSGAAWMLEQNHGLVLPRGLQQDFSRHVQAQTDREGSEMTLSALWQLFRELYGPHQTAPRQLQDYRTESQADGSLQLWARVQTQDGVITLQGKGNGLLSAAADAIKSRFALTLSIEDYHEHTLGRHSESRSAAYIRCTFKQGMSRWGTGIDNDVSRASLQALLNALPAG, encoded by the coding sequence ATGCTGACCAACCCATCGCAAAAATACCTCGCCCACGCGCCGATTCAATTAGCCGACCGCCAGTGGCCGGACAAAACCCTGACGCAGGCTCCCCGCTGGCTCTCCACCGACCTGCGCGATGGCAACCAGGCCCTGGCCGAACCGATGGACGCAGCCCGCAAGCTGCGCTTCTGGGATTTGCTGCTGAAGTGCGGTTTTAAAGAGATAGAGGTCGCCTTCCCTTCCGCCTCAGAAACCGACTTTCAGTTTGTGCGTCAACTGATTGAAGAAAATCGTATTCCCGAAGACGTAACCATCCAGGTGCTGACCCAGGCGCGCAGCGACCTTATTGAGCGTACCTTTGCTTCGCTTGAAGGTGCCCACAGCGCGACTGTGCACCTTTACAACGCCACGGCGCCGCTGTTCCGCAAGCTGGTGTTCCGTCAGAGTAAAGAAGAGATTATTCAGTTGGCGGTGACCGCCACTCGCCAGGTGCGAGCGCTGTGCGAGGCAAATCCACAGACGCGCTGGCGATATGAATATTCCCCGGAAACCTTTTGCTTTACCGAGCCGGAGTTTGCCCTGCAAATTTGTGAGGCGGTAGCAGACGTCTGGGAGCCCTCGCCCGAGCGCCCAATGATTATCAATCTGCCCGCTACCGTGGAGGTGAACACGCCCAACGTCTATGCCGATCAGATTGAGTATTTCTGCCGCCACTTTTCCCGCCGCGATGCGGTCTGTATCAGCGTGCATCCGCATAACGATCGCGGCAGCGGCGTCGCCAGCGCCGAACTTGCCATTCTTGCCGGAGCAGACCGGGTTGAAGGCTGCCTGTTCGGCAACGGGGAGCGCACCGGCAACGTCTGCCTGGTCACGCTGGCGATGAACCTTTATAGCCAGGGGATCTCACCGCAGCTGGACTTCAGCGATATGAAGCAGGTGGTGGAGCTGGTCGAGCAGTGTAATCAGCTGCCGGTACATCCTCGCCATCCCTATGCCGGAAAACTCGCGTTTACCGCCTTCTCCGGCTCGCATCAGGATGCCATCAAGAAAGGTTTTACCGCACGTGGGGAATCCAGTTCAGCTTTGTGGGAGATGCCCTATCTTCCGGTCGACCCGAACGATATCGGCTGTAGTTATGAGGCAGTGATCCGCGTCAACAGTCAGTCAGGGAAAAGCGGTGCCGCCTGGATGCTGGAACAAAACCATGGCCTGGTATTGCCGCGAGGGCTGCAGCAGGACTTTAGCCGTCACGTGCAGGCGCAGACCGACAGAGAAGGAAGCGAGATGACGCTGAGCGCTCTGTGGCAGCTGTTCCGCGAGCTTTATGGCCCGCATCAAACCGCACCACGTCAGCTACAGGACTACCGGACGGAGAGCCAGGCCGACGGGTCGCTTCAGCTGTGGGCCCGCGTTCAGACGCAGGACGGCGTTATCACTCTGCAAGGCAAGGGCAACGGCTTGCTTTCCGCCGCTGCGGACGCCATCAAGTCTCGCTTTGCTCTGACGCTTTCTATTGAGGATTATCATGAGCATACGTTAGGCAGACACAGCGAAAGCCGATCGGCAGCCTATATCCGCTGTACCTTTAAGCAAG